A single genomic interval of Apis cerana isolate GH-2021 linkage group LG14, AcerK_1.0, whole genome shotgun sequence harbors:
- the LOC107998693 gene encoding guanine nucleotide-binding protein G(I)/G(S)/G(T) subunit beta-1, translated as MSSELESLRQESDKLKNAIRDARKAACDTTLVQATSGMEPIGRIQMRTRRTLRGHLAKIYAMHWGSDSRNLVSASQDGKLIVWDSYTTNKVHAIPLRSSWVMTCAYAPSGSFVACGGLDNICSIYSLKTREGNVRVSRELPGHTGYLSCCRFYDDNQIVTSSGDMTCALWDIETGQQCTSFIGHTGDVMSLSLAPDTRTFVSGACDASAKLWDIREGTCKQTFPGHESDINAVTFFPNGYAFATGSDDATCRLFDIRADQELAMYSHDNIICGITSVAFSKSGRLLLAGYDDFNCNVWDSMKAERAGILAGHDNRVSCLGVTEDGMAVGTGSWDSFLRIWN; from the exons ATGAGCAGCGAGCTCGAATCCCTACGTCAGGAATCGGACAAGCTGAAAAATGCCATTCGA GATGCCAGGAAAGCAGCTTGCGATACGACGTTGGTCCAAGCCACGTCGGGCATGGAGCCTATCGGCCGGATACAAATGCGTACGAGACGCACACTTCGTGGTCACTTAGCCAAGATTTATGCCATGCATTGGGGCAGTGACTCAAG AAATTTAGTGTCAGCATCGCAAGATGGAAAATTGATCGTTTGGGATAGTTATACCACCAACAAAGTTCATGCAATCCCTTTGCGCTCCTCATGGGTGATGACCTGTGCGTACGCACCATCAGGTAGTTTCGTAGCCTGCGGTGGGCTGGATAACATTTGTTCCATCTATAGTCTAAAAACTAGGGAAGGAAATGTAAGAGTTAGCAGAGAACTCCCAGGTCACACTGGGTACTTGTCTTGCTGTCGATTTTATGACGACAACCAAATTGTCACTAGTTCTGGCGATATGACTTG tGCCCTGTGGGATATAGAAACTGGTCAACAATGTACCTCCTTCATTGGACACACGGGTGATGTTATGTCCCTGTCTTTGGCTCCTGACACGCGCACATTCGTATCTGGTGCGTGTGATGCTAGTGCAAAATTATGGGACATTCGTGAAGGAACTTGCAAACAAACTTTCCCAGGCCACGAGAGCGACATAAACGCTGTTacg tTCTTCCCGAATGGATACGCTTTCGCGACGGGTTCAGACGATGCAACGTGCAGACTTTTCGATATTAGGGCAGATCAAGAACTGGCGATGTACAGTCACGACAATATTATCTGCGGTATCACTAGCGTAGCGTTCAGCAAGAGCGGTAGATTATTGCTGGCCGGCTACGACGATTTTAACTGCAACGTTTGGGATTCCATGAAGGCTGAACGAGCCG GAATTCTTGCCGGTCACGATAATCGTGTATCTTGCCTCGGCGTTACGGAGGATGGTATGGCAGTAGGGACGGGCTCATGGGACTCATTTTTGCGTATTTGGAACTAA